Proteins encoded by one window of Pseudonocardia sp. HH130629-09:
- a CDS encoding MFS transporter, translated as MLLSIVLGLLFGLAGTSTSGVTVALPHLAADLGVGTATATWMVSGYAVALAVATPVHGRLADAVGIRAPLCIGAGLLGLGALAAAAAPNFGLLMTARIVQGIGAAAIPVLASALLSARIPPERRGGALGRLAGTSAALSALGPLIGGALTTVGGWRAAVALPALALLALPYLWRHSVVRGDGTRVDLAGAVIVATAVTGLVLLVQSPGAGAVAAVTGGVLLAVGVPMTALWVRARPDGFLPRGVVGNATVVRSSLCASVVPASWFALLLGIPLELAERGWSPLSTGLVLVPSAVVALACPAASAFLQTRIGSHRTLTLACATTVVGLVLGVAGVATHLPWVLALAPMLVTLAFGTGQPAMIASVGAAVPQDRRSGAIGVATLCFLTGAGIGAAVIGGFAAVLGLSAALALLLVLPVAGTAVQLVAGRRPGTA; from the coding sequence GTGCTCCTGTCGATCGTTCTCGGACTCCTCTTCGGCCTCGCCGGCACGTCGACGTCGGGGGTGACGGTCGCGCTCCCGCACCTGGCCGCCGACCTCGGGGTCGGGACCGCGACCGCGACCTGGATGGTCAGCGGGTACGCCGTCGCGCTGGCCGTGGCGACGCCGGTGCACGGACGGCTCGCCGACGCCGTCGGGATCCGGGCCCCGCTGTGCATCGGAGCGGGCCTGCTCGGGCTGGGGGCGCTCGCCGCCGCGGCGGCGCCGAACTTCGGGCTGCTGATGACCGCCCGGATCGTGCAGGGGATCGGAGCCGCGGCGATCCCGGTGCTGGCCTCGGCGCTGCTCTCGGCCCGGATCCCACCGGAGCGACGCGGCGGCGCGCTGGGACGGCTGGCCGGGACCTCCGCCGCGTTGTCCGCCCTCGGGCCACTGATCGGCGGGGCGCTGACGACCGTGGGCGGATGGCGGGCCGCGGTCGCACTGCCCGCACTGGCGCTGCTCGCCCTCCCCTACCTCTGGCGGCACTCGGTGGTCCGTGGCGACGGCACCCGGGTGGACCTGGCGGGCGCGGTGATCGTCGCGACTGCGGTGACCGGCCTGGTGCTGCTGGTGCAGTCGCCCGGCGCCGGTGCGGTCGCGGCCGTCACCGGTGGGGTGCTGCTCGCCGTCGGCGTGCCCATGACGGCGCTGTGGGTGCGGGCCCGGCCCGACGGGTTCCTGCCACGCGGGGTGGTCGGGAACGCGACGGTGGTGCGCAGCTCGCTGTGCGCGTCGGTGGTGCCGGCCAGCTGGTTCGCGCTGCTGCTGGGCATCCCGCTGGAACTCGCCGAGCGCGGCTGGAGCCCGCTGTCCACCGGGCTGGTGCTGGTGCCCTCGGCGGTGGTGGCGCTGGCGTGCCCGGCGGCGTCGGCGTTCCTGCAGACCCGGATCGGATCACACCGGACACTCACTCTGGCGTGCGCGACGACCGTCGTCGGGCTGGTGCTCGGCGTGGCCGGGGTGGCGACCCACCTGCCCTGGGTGCTGGCGCTCGCCCCGATGCTGGTGACGCTGGCGTTCGGCACCGGCCAGCCCGCGATGATCGCCTCGGTCGGTGCCGCGGTGCCGCAGGACCGGCGCAGCGGCGCGATCGGGGTCGCGACGCTGTGCTTCCTCACCGGCGCCGGGATCGGGGCGGCGGTGATCGGCGGGTTCGCCGCCGTCCTCGGGCTGAGCGCGGCACTCGCGCTGCTGCTGGTGCTGCCCGTCGCCGGGACCGCGGTGCAGCTGGTCGCGGGGCGCCGGCCCGGGACGGCGTGA
- a CDS encoding AbgT family transporter: MVDNFIGFPPLGVVLTMLLGVGICERTGLLRSLVNIALTRVPRRFMPYAVAYLCVQGHFMGDAAMVVLPPLAALAFASVGRHPVAGALGAFAATAVGYGSGLIVGALDANLAALTESVLPPGTPPDIGVGVLMNYWFQAVSALVLPAVLGWILVHRVEPGLPPVGPELDAAGEPDTTVTARERRALRVAGVALAVWLVCALAAWLVPGGPLQGDDGSLIDSPFLDGIVPLLFLTFLVTGLAYGIAAGVVTRPSDVPEMMAESLKGMLGFVVIAFSAGQFIAMFTWSGVGTWLAVEGSAGLRAIGLTGLGALLLALVLCSVLAMVVFSGASLWTVLAPVLVPVFVGLGLHPAVIQATYRIGDAITNPISPLNPYLYVLQLTCRRYDRSFTLGSVFSRMAMFVVPVFVVWVVILCVFVLLGLPLGPGTTIRLAG; this comes from the coding sequence ATGGTGGACAACTTCATCGGCTTCCCGCCGCTGGGCGTGGTGCTCACGATGCTGCTGGGCGTCGGGATCTGCGAGCGCACCGGGCTGCTGCGGTCGCTGGTGAACATCGCTCTGACCCGGGTGCCGCGGCGCTTCATGCCGTATGCGGTGGCGTACCTGTGCGTGCAGGGCCACTTCATGGGCGACGCGGCGATGGTGGTCCTCCCGCCGCTGGCGGCGCTCGCGTTCGCCTCGGTGGGGCGGCATCCGGTCGCCGGGGCGCTCGGCGCGTTCGCGGCGACGGCCGTCGGCTACGGCTCCGGGCTGATCGTCGGTGCGCTGGACGCGAACCTGGCCGCGCTGACCGAGTCGGTGCTGCCGCCGGGGACGCCGCCGGACATCGGCGTCGGGGTGCTCATGAACTACTGGTTCCAGGCGGTGTCGGCGCTCGTGCTGCCCGCGGTGCTCGGCTGGATCCTGGTGCACCGCGTCGAGCCGGGGCTGCCCCCGGTCGGCCCGGAGCTGGACGCGGCGGGTGAGCCGGACACGACGGTCACCGCGCGGGAGCGGCGCGCGCTGCGGGTGGCGGGCGTCGCCCTCGCGGTGTGGCTGGTCTGTGCGCTGGCGGCCTGGCTCGTGCCCGGCGGCCCGCTGCAGGGCGACGACGGGTCCCTGATCGACTCCCCGTTCCTCGACGGGATCGTCCCTCTGCTGTTCCTGACCTTCCTCGTCACCGGCCTGGCCTACGGCATCGCCGCGGGCGTGGTGACCCGCCCGTCGGACGTGCCGGAGATGATGGCCGAGTCGCTGAAGGGGATGCTCGGGTTCGTCGTCATCGCCTTCTCCGCGGGCCAGTTCATCGCGATGTTCACCTGGAGCGGGGTCGGGACGTGGCTGGCGGTGGAGGGGTCGGCCGGGCTGCGCGCGATCGGCCTGACCGGGCTCGGCGCGTTGCTGCTCGCGCTGGTGCTGTGCTCGGTGCTGGCGATGGTGGTGTTCTCCGGGGCGTCGCTGTGGACGGTGCTGGCGCCGGTACTGGTGCCGGTGTTCGTCGGGCTGGGCCTGCACCCGGCGGTCATCCAGGCGACCTACCGGATCGGTGACGCGATCACCAACCCGATCTCACCGCTGAACCCCTACCTGTACGTGCTGCAGCTGACCTGCCGTCGCTACGACCGCTCGTTCACCCTGGGCTCGGTGTTCTCGCGGATGGCGATGTTCGTCGTGCCGGTGTTCGTGGTGTGGGTGGTCATCCTCTGCGTGTTCGTCCTGCTGGGGCTGCCGCTCGGCCCGGGGACGACGATCCGGCTGGCCGGGTGA
- a CDS encoding transglycosylase family protein, which translates to MAGRHRKPTETGWKVARISAFAAVAAAPLGVVGTAAAAESTSSAAPSVERTAAWEKLAHCESTGNWDADTGNGFKGGLQFTPSTWKEFGGRKYAPSAEQATKAQQIEIAKKVQDEQGWTAWPACTEKLGWR; encoded by the coding sequence ATGGCTGGACGACACCGCAAGCCCACCGAGACCGGCTGGAAGGTCGCCCGGATCAGCGCGTTCGCCGCGGTGGCGGCGGCTCCGCTGGGCGTCGTCGGGACCGCGGCGGCGGCCGAGTCGACGTCGTCGGCCGCGCCGTCGGTCGAGCGGACCGCCGCCTGGGAGAAGCTCGCGCACTGCGAGAGCACCGGGAACTGGGACGCCGACACCGGCAACGGGTTCAAGGGCGGACTGCAGTTCACGCCGTCGACCTGGAAGGAGTTCGGCGGCCGGAAGTACGCGCCGAGCGCCGAGCAGGCGACCAAGGCCCAGCAGATCGAGATCGCGAAGAAGGTGCAGGACGAGCAGGGCTGGACGGCCTGGCCCGCGTGCACCGAGAAGCTCGGCTGGCGCTGA
- a CDS encoding pyridoxamine 5'-phosphate oxidase family protein, with protein sequence MDLDAVRRIVAEDSGLCTVAVVRADGRPHTSLVNAGVLDHPVTGTPVAAYVTYGPVKLTALRARPATSLHWRARWRWVAVEGDSEIIGPDDPRDGVDVPQLLRDVFVACGGTHDDWAEYDRVMAEQRRAAVLVAPERVVGNR encoded by the coding sequence ATGGATCTGGACGCGGTACGGCGGATCGTCGCCGAGGACTCCGGGCTGTGCACCGTCGCGGTCGTCCGTGCCGACGGACGCCCGCACACCTCGCTGGTCAACGCGGGCGTGCTCGACCACCCCGTGACCGGCACCCCGGTGGCCGCCTACGTCACCTACGGCCCGGTCAAGCTGACGGCGTTGCGCGCGCGACCCGCGACGTCGCTGCACTGGCGGGCCAGGTGGCGCTGGGTGGCCGTCGAGGGCGACTCGGAGATCATCGGGCCGGACGACCCGCGCGACGGCGTCGACGTCCCGCAGCTTCTCCGGGACGTGTTCGTCGCCTGCGGCGGCACCCACGACGACTGGGCCGAGTACGACCGGGTGATGGCCGAGCAGCGGCGGGCGGCGGTGCTCGTGGCGCCGGAGCGGGTGGTCGGGAACCGCTGA
- a CDS encoding GNAT family N-acetyltransferase translates to MSTPPLVRPATAEDADACAGVYAPYVRDTAISFEVEPPGPVEMAERIAAAQERHAWLVAVGPGGAVLGYAYGGPWKSRAAYGRTCEVSVYLAPEARGRGVGRALYEALFTELAARGMVVAVAGMTEPNEASAALHRALGFTEVGTFRGVGWKLGAWRDVTWFRRALAEAPPDGPRD, encoded by the coding sequence GTGTCGACCCCACCCCTCGTCCGTCCGGCGACCGCCGAGGACGCCGACGCCTGCGCCGGTGTCTACGCCCCCTACGTCCGCGACACCGCGATCAGCTTCGAGGTCGAGCCGCCCGGTCCGGTCGAGATGGCCGAGCGGATCGCGGCCGCCCAGGAGCGTCACGCCTGGCTGGTCGCGGTCGGTCCCGGCGGTGCGGTGCTCGGCTACGCCTACGGCGGGCCCTGGAAGTCCCGCGCAGCCTACGGGCGGACCTGCGAGGTCTCTGTCTACCTGGCCCCCGAGGCCCGCGGCCGGGGTGTGGGCCGGGCGCTGTACGAGGCGCTGTTCACCGAGCTCGCCGCGCGCGGCATGGTCGTCGCCGTCGCCGGGATGACCGAGCCGAACGAGGCGAGCGCCGCCCTGCACCGCGCGCTGGGCTTCACCGAGGTCGGCACGTTCCGCGGGGTCGGCTGGAAGCTCGGCGCGTGGCGCGACGTGACCTGGTTCCGGCGGGCGCTGGCCGAGGCCCCGCCGGACGGCCCCCGGGACTGA
- a CDS encoding M13 family metallopeptidase yields the protein MTTTESPTEKRSGLDLSWVDPDVRPQDDLFAHVNGRWLATHEIPDDRSQDGAFRVLRDRAEDQVHEIVEECAASSEPGNEARKIGDLYRSFMDVDRVEELGTAPLRPLLDEIYDATDRAALATVLGRRQREGRAALFGEFIATDLKDSSRYLVNLNQAGLGLPDESYYGDEGDPEIRAEYVEHLRRLAELVGLAEPERVAEQVMDLETALADASWDRVLNRDAEKTYTLMTREELRAAAPGFDWAEWESALGVPAHAYDEVIVRQPSFVTAAGELWAGRPLEQWQAWLALTVAGSCAEFLSADLVEAEFDFFGRTLSGTPELRERWKRGVSLVEGALGEAVAKIYVERHFPPRAKERITELVDNIVEAYRRSISTLDWMSPATRERALDKLGRFTPKVGYPDSWKDYSDLQIDPADLLGNAGRAAQWRHDFEYAKLGGPVDHGEWLMTPQTVNAYYHPRLNEIVFPAAILQPPFFDADADDAANYGGIGAVIGHEIGHGFDDQGSRYDGDGNLTDWWESADRTEFESRAQMLIDQYDGLSPAGLPDHKVNGSLTVGENIGDLGGLTIALKAYAIAHEGFEPPVIDGLTGEQRVLFGWAQVWRAVTRDAEAIRRLTTDPHSPPDLRCNAVVTNLDTFHEAFGVTESDGLYTDPDRRVRIW from the coding sequence ATGACGACCACCGAGTCCCCGACCGAGAAGCGCTCCGGTCTCGACCTCAGCTGGGTCGACCCGGACGTCCGTCCCCAGGACGACCTGTTCGCCCACGTGAACGGCCGGTGGCTGGCGACCCACGAGATCCCCGACGACCGCTCGCAGGACGGTGCGTTCCGCGTCCTGCGCGACCGGGCCGAGGACCAGGTCCACGAGATCGTGGAGGAGTGCGCGGCGTCGTCGGAGCCCGGCAACGAGGCCCGCAAGATCGGCGACCTGTACCGCTCGTTCATGGACGTCGACCGGGTCGAGGAGCTCGGCACCGCGCCGCTGCGCCCGCTGCTCGACGAGATCTACGACGCCACCGACCGGGCCGCGCTCGCGACCGTGCTCGGCCGGCGTCAGCGCGAGGGCCGGGCGGCGCTGTTCGGCGAGTTCATCGCGACCGACCTCAAGGACTCCTCCCGTTACCTGGTGAACCTCAACCAGGCCGGGTTGGGCCTGCCCGACGAGTCGTACTACGGCGACGAGGGCGACCCCGAGATCCGGGCCGAGTACGTCGAGCACCTGCGGCGCCTCGCCGAGCTGGTCGGGCTGGCCGAGCCGGAGCGCGTCGCCGAGCAGGTCATGGACCTGGAGACCGCGCTGGCCGACGCGTCCTGGGACCGGGTCCTCAACCGCGACGCCGAGAAGACCTACACCCTGATGACCCGCGAGGAGCTGCGCGCCGCTGCCCCCGGCTTCGACTGGGCCGAGTGGGAGTCCGCGCTGGGGGTGCCCGCGCACGCCTACGACGAGGTGATCGTCCGCCAGCCGAGCTTCGTCACCGCCGCCGGTGAGCTGTGGGCCGGGCGCCCGCTCGAGCAGTGGCAGGCGTGGCTCGCGCTGACCGTCGCCGGGTCGTGCGCGGAGTTCCTCTCCGCGGACCTGGTCGAGGCCGAATTCGACTTCTTCGGCCGCACCCTGTCCGGCACCCCGGAGCTGCGCGAGCGCTGGAAGCGCGGGGTGTCGCTGGTGGAGGGCGCGCTGGGCGAGGCCGTCGCGAAGATCTACGTCGAGCGACACTTCCCGCCGCGGGCAAAGGAGCGCATCACCGAGCTGGTCGACAACATCGTCGAGGCCTACCGCCGGTCGATCTCCACCCTGGACTGGATGAGCCCAGCCACCCGGGAGCGGGCGCTGGACAAGCTCGGCAGGTTCACACCGAAGGTCGGCTACCCGGACTCCTGGAAGGACTACTCCGACCTGCAGATCGACCCGGCCGACCTGCTCGGCAACGCGGGTCGCGCGGCCCAGTGGCGCCATGACTTCGAGTACGCCAAGCTCGGCGGCCCGGTCGACCACGGCGAGTGGCTGATGACCCCGCAGACGGTCAACGCCTACTACCACCCGCGGCTCAACGAGATCGTGTTCCCCGCAGCGATCCTGCAGCCGCCGTTCTTCGACGCCGACGCCGACGACGCCGCGAACTACGGCGGCATCGGCGCGGTCATCGGCCACGAGATCGGACACGGCTTCGACGACCAGGGCTCCCGCTACGACGGCGACGGCAACCTCACCGACTGGTGGGAGTCCGCCGACCGGACCGAGTTCGAGTCCCGCGCGCAGATGCTGATCGACCAGTACGACGGCCTGTCCCCCGCCGGGCTGCCCGACCACAAGGTCAACGGCTCGCTGACGGTCGGCGAGAACATCGGCGACCTGGGCGGGCTGACAATCGCGCTGAAGGCGTACGCGATCGCGCACGAGGGCTTCGAGCCGCCGGTGATCGACGGTCTGACGGGTGAGCAGCGGGTGCTGTTCGGGTGGGCGCAGGTGTGGCGGGCGGTGACCCGCGACGCGGAGGCGATCCGGCGGCTCACCACCGACCCGCACTCGCCGCCGGACCTGCGGTGCAACGCGGTCGTCACGAACCTCGACACCTTCCACGAGGCGTTCGGGGTGACCGAGTCCGACGGGCTCTACACCGACCCGGACCGGCGCGTCCGGATCTGGTGA
- a CDS encoding TauD/TfdA dioxygenase family protein: MTIHLDAPVTRPRSTPAVDLLEGERLLARLPGDGADRCGADFEAFTVTPLGRTLGAEITGIDLRDRVDEDLRAALHRALLEWKVLFFPGQHLTSDRQRELALLWGDLETNPMLDTGDAADVVRFGTGRRTYENIWHADTTFRPAPAMGAMLRMVQTPPFGGDTMWADMAVAYDNLTDEVRARIDDAVAVHDMVPGFARFLDPERLARGRDLFPPVTHPVVRTHPETGRRTLFVNASFTTEIVGLPREESDALLRHLFAQAHVPEFQVRYRWSEGTLAFWDNRATQHYAVGDYHPHTRVAERVAIAGDRPF; encoded by the coding sequence GTGACGATCCACCTCGATGCGCCGGTCACCCGGCCCCGTTCCACGCCCGCCGTCGACCTCCTGGAGGGTGAGCGCCTGCTGGCCCGCCTCCCGGGCGACGGGGCGGACCGATGTGGTGCGGACTTCGAGGCCTTCACCGTCACCCCGCTCGGGCGCACCCTGGGCGCCGAGATCACCGGCATCGACCTGCGTGACCGCGTCGACGAGGACCTGCGGGCCGCGCTGCACCGGGCACTGCTGGAGTGGAAGGTCCTGTTCTTCCCCGGCCAGCACCTCACCAGCGACCGGCAGCGCGAGCTCGCGCTGCTCTGGGGCGACCTGGAGACCAACCCGATGCTCGACACCGGCGACGCCGCCGACGTCGTCCGCTTCGGCACCGGCAGGCGCACCTACGAGAACATCTGGCACGCCGACACCACGTTCCGTCCCGCACCGGCCATGGGCGCCATGCTGCGGATGGTGCAGACGCCACCGTTCGGCGGGGACACGATGTGGGCCGACATGGCCGTCGCCTACGACAACCTCACCGACGAGGTGCGGGCGCGCATCGACGACGCCGTCGCGGTGCACGACATGGTGCCCGGCTTCGCCCGGTTCCTGGACCCGGAGCGGCTGGCCCGTGGCCGCGACCTGTTCCCGCCGGTGACCCACCCCGTCGTCCGGACCCATCCGGAGACCGGGCGCCGCACGCTGTTCGTGAACGCCTCGTTCACGACGGAGATCGTCGGGCTCCCGCGCGAGGAGTCCGACGCGCTGCTGCGGCACCTGTTCGCCCAGGCACACGTGCCCGAGTTCCAGGTCCGCTACCGCTGGTCCGAGGGGACGCTCGCGTTCTGGGACAACCGGGCGACCCAGCACTACGCCGTCGGCGACTACCACCCGCACACCCGGGTCGCGGAGCGCGTCGCGATCGCGGGAGACCGACCCTTCTGA
- a CDS encoding DUF2945 domain-containing protein produces the protein MTQTFAKGTWVAWNWGNGTPTGKVVDHSTDRIEKTINGSTQSRNGTEDNPAYVLEQEDGQTVLKLHSELRKA, from the coding sequence ATGACGCAGACGTTCGCCAAGGGCACGTGGGTGGCCTGGAACTGGGGCAACGGCACCCCGACCGGCAAGGTGGTGGACCACTCCACCGACCGGATCGAGAAGACGATCAACGGGTCGACGCAGTCCCGGAACGGGACCGAGGACAACCCGGCCTACGTGCTGGAGCAGGAGGACGGCCAGACCGTGCTCAAGCTCCACTCGGAGCTGAGGAAGGCGTGA
- a CDS encoding amino acid permease, producing MDGLRRELDGRQIGMIAVGGAIGTGLFLGSGLAISLAGPAVIVAYVVAAVVALVLAYALAEMVVRHPEAGGFGPITQRYLGPGAGFVQRWMYWAAQVVNIGSEVVAAGLYLTFWYPDLPLWIPVVGFSVVMLAVNAGAVRFFGETEYWFAMIKVVTIVAFIAVGLVAIVFGLPGQEPVGLGALTAHGGFAPNGIGAIWLALTVVTFSFLGTEAVAVTAAESSDPVRDIPRAAWRTVLRLAIFYVGAMLVVVTLVPWNTVTTGDDVGESPFVRLFAQAGVPAAATVMNLVVLTAALSAMNTNLYVTARMTYSLARDGYAPRSLARVNRHGAPQRALALSAVGLALASLVSVFAEATAFPLLVGLALFGALVTWLLIFAAHLAFRRSGAGEASPVRLWGAPYTTVAAMLFVAAVLATTPFTTQFATAAQAGVPFLVLLVVVYLVVRRRRRRVTPSSAPSGA from the coding sequence ATGGACGGCCTGCGCCGCGAACTCGACGGGCGCCAGATCGGCATGATCGCCGTGGGCGGCGCGATCGGCACCGGGCTGTTCCTCGGCTCCGGGCTCGCGATCTCCCTCGCCGGTCCCGCGGTGATCGTCGCCTACGTCGTCGCCGCGGTCGTCGCGCTGGTCCTGGCCTACGCGCTGGCCGAGATGGTGGTACGCCACCCCGAGGCCGGCGGGTTCGGGCCCATCACCCAGCGCTACCTCGGGCCCGGCGCCGGGTTCGTGCAGCGGTGGATGTACTGGGCCGCGCAGGTCGTGAACATCGGCAGCGAGGTCGTCGCCGCCGGGCTCTACCTGACGTTCTGGTACCCCGACCTGCCGCTGTGGATCCCGGTCGTCGGGTTCTCCGTGGTGATGCTGGCGGTCAACGCGGGCGCGGTCCGCTTCTTCGGCGAGACCGAGTACTGGTTCGCGATGATCAAGGTCGTGACGATCGTGGCGTTCATCGCCGTCGGTCTCGTCGCGATCGTGTTCGGGCTGCCCGGGCAGGAACCGGTCGGACTCGGGGCGCTCACCGCGCACGGCGGGTTCGCCCCGAACGGGATCGGCGCGATCTGGCTCGCGCTGACCGTGGTGACCTTCTCGTTCCTCGGCACCGAGGCCGTCGCCGTCACCGCGGCCGAGTCGTCGGACCCGGTGCGCGACATCCCACGGGCCGCCTGGCGCACCGTCCTGCGGCTCGCGATCTTCTACGTCGGCGCCATGCTGGTGGTGGTGACCCTGGTGCCCTGGAACACCGTGACCACCGGCGACGACGTCGGCGAGTCGCCGTTCGTGCGGCTCTTCGCCCAGGCCGGGGTGCCCGCCGCGGCCACGGTGATGAACCTCGTCGTGCTGACCGCGGCGCTGTCGGCGATGAACACCAACCTCTACGTGACCGCGCGGATGACCTACTCGCTGGCCCGCGACGGCTACGCGCCCCGCTCGCTGGCCCGGGTCAACCGGCACGGCGCCCCGCAGCGGGCGCTCGCGCTGTCCGCGGTCGGGCTGGCCCTCGCGTCCCTGGTCTCGGTGTTCGCCGAGGCCACCGCGTTCCCGTTGCTCGTCGGGCTGGCCCTGTTCGGGGCGCTGGTGACCTGGCTGCTGATCTTCGCCGCGCACCTCGCGTTCCGCCGGTCGGGCGCCGGTGAGGCGTCCCCGGTCCGCCTCTGGGGCGCGCCCTACACGACGGTCGCGGCAATGCTGTTCGTCGCCGCGGTGCTCGCGACGACGCCGTTCACCACCCAGTTCGCGACGGCGGCGCAGGCGGGTGTGCCCTTCCTGGTCCTGCTCGTCGTGGTCTACCTGGTGGTGCGGCGCCGTCGCCGGCGGGTCACGCCTTCCTCAGCTCCGAGTGGAGCTTGA
- a CDS encoding ParB/Srx family N-terminal domain-containing protein has product MSRTAVRTVLVATVAALVVGATTGAAAAQAAVPSAAQTAVPSAAPPTAPSAAQAREGDLLEVRLRDLLPTRPNIGHDQIHYKLGRYAGTKDTDRGTPNKRFDDWCEADGRGEAAEAGPGATLRDPSSFRCTIATGAETPESLAAMKTVVVGPGNALYLTDGHHTTTSLLETADGGPDVRVRMRVQANLSRLTPAAFRAQMQARSWVWSRTADGTTITPQQLPERIGLALLPDDPYRGLVYFTRDIGYAPTADAPEYLEFFWASWLRTRIDLGRYDLHDPASHLRAVKDASQLMSSTPGDTEIAPGRTADQLGRMARWNGGKAADKGEFGDLSRPITDPKPGKVAYAVDSRNRVPATPACTRTVTGAYTGPLTVGSGVLCLDRARVRGPVTVTGGASLVLRGSDVTGPVTATRARVVEVCGARVTGPVVVRGSTERTRVGGWACTPNEVRGPTVIG; this is encoded by the coding sequence GTGTCCCGAACCGCCGTCCGCACCGTGCTCGTCGCGACCGTCGCCGCGCTCGTCGTGGGTGCGACGACCGGCGCCGCCGCAGCGCAGGCAGCAGTGCCGTCCGCGGCGCAGACCGCCGTGCCGTCCGCAGCGCCACCGACCGCCCCGTCCGCAGCGCAGGCCCGCGAGGGCGACCTGCTGGAGGTGCGGCTGCGCGACCTGCTGCCCACCCGGCCGAACATCGGCCACGACCAGATCCACTACAAGCTGGGCCGCTACGCGGGCACGAAGGACACCGACCGCGGCACGCCGAACAAGCGGTTCGACGACTGGTGCGAGGCCGACGGGCGGGGCGAGGCCGCCGAGGCCGGACCGGGCGCCACGCTGCGCGACCCGTCGTCGTTCCGGTGCACGATCGCGACCGGTGCGGAGACACCGGAGTCGCTCGCGGCGATGAAGACCGTCGTCGTCGGGCCCGGGAACGCGCTGTACCTGACCGACGGCCACCACACGACGACGTCACTGCTGGAGACCGCCGACGGCGGACCCGACGTGCGGGTCCGGATGCGGGTGCAGGCGAACCTGTCCCGGCTGACGCCGGCCGCGTTCCGGGCACAGATGCAGGCCCGGTCCTGGGTGTGGTCGCGCACCGCAGACGGCACCACCATCACCCCGCAGCAGCTCCCCGAGCGGATCGGGCTGGCGCTGCTGCCCGACGACCCCTACCGCGGGCTCGTCTACTTCACCCGCGACATCGGCTACGCCCCGACCGCCGACGCCCCGGAGTACCTGGAGTTCTTCTGGGCCTCCTGGCTGCGCACCCGGATCGACCTGGGCCGCTACGACCTGCACGACCCGGCCTCGCACCTGCGCGCGGTGAAGGACGCGTCGCAGCTGATGTCCTCGACGCCGGGCGACACCGAGATCGCGCCCGGCCGGACCGCGGACCAGCTCGGCCGGATGGCCCGCTGGAACGGCGGCAAGGCCGCCGACAAGGGCGAGTTCGGCGACCTGTCCCGCCCGATCACCGACCCGAAGCCCGGCAAGGTCGCCTACGCCGTCGACTCCCGCAACCGGGTCCCGGCCACGCCGGCGTGCACCCGCACCGTGACCGGGGCGTACACCGGTCCGCTGACCGTCGGCTCGGGGGTGCTCTGCCTGGATCGGGCGCGGGTCCGCGGGCCGGTCACGGTGACCGGCGGCGCGAGCCTGGTGCTGCGCGGGTCCGACGTGACCGGCCCGGTGACCGCGACCCGGGCCCGCGTCGTCGAGGTGTGCGGGGCCCGGGTGACCGGGCCGGTCGTCGTGCGGGGCAGCACCGAGCGGACGCGGGTCGGCGGCTGGGCCTGCACCCCGAACGAGGTGCGCGGCCCGACCGTCATCGGCTGA